A single Oryctolagus cuniculus chromosome 18, mOryCun1.1, whole genome shotgun sequence DNA region contains:
- the ORYCUNV1R1545 gene encoding vomeronasal 1 receptor oryCunV1R1545 (The RefSeq protein has 12 substitutions compared to this genomic sequence): protein MADGDLTMGMIFLSQTITGILGNFSLLSHYLYLYLTGCKFRSTDLVIKHLTVANCVVILSRGVPQTMAALGMKHFFSDIGCKLVFYVHRVSRDVSTGTTCLLSISQTITISPRNSRWAVLKLKAHKYISPFNISCWMLYIILNVIVPVYMTGKRKDNNITKKVDHGYCYAMNSGKHITSFHAALVFFQNVFFIGLMLWSSSFMVFILHSHRKQVQYIHGTNVSSRSSPESRATQSILVLVSTFVSLSILSFIFHICLTVFKNPSLWLVSIYVLFAGGFPAVSPYILMSHDSRVPRLCCACTRNSKRPT from the coding sequence ATGGCCGCTGGAGATCTGACAATGGGGATGATCTTCTTATCACAAACTCTTACAGGAATCCTCGGgaacttctctcttctttcccattatctctatctctacctcacAAGATGCAAGTTTAGGTCCACAGATTTGGTCATCAAACACCTGAGTGTAGCCAACTGCTTAGTCATTCTCTCTAGAGGAGTTCCCCAAACCATGGCAGCTTTGGGGATGAAGCATTTCCTCAGTGATATTGGGTGTAAGCTTGTGTTCTATGTGCacagagtgagcacagatgtgtcTATTTGCAGCACCTGCCTCTTGAGTATCTCCCAGACCATCACCATCAGTCCCAGGAACTCCAGGTGGGCAGTGCTTAAACTAAAAGCTCACAAGTACATAAGCCCCTTCAATATCTCCTGCTGGATGCTGTACATAATACTAAATGTCATAGTGCCTGTGTATATGACTGGCAAAAGGAAAGACAATAATATCACAGAGAAAGTTGATCATGGATACTGTTATGCTATGAACTCTGGAAAACACATAACATCATTCCATGCAGCCCTggtattttttcaaaatgttttcttcataGGTCTCATGCTGTGGTCCAGTAGCTTCATGGTTTTCACCCTGCACAGCCACAGGAAGCAGGTCCAATATATCCATGGCACCAACGTCTCCTCTAGGTCCTCCCCAGAGTCCAGAGCCACCCAGAGCATCCTCGTCCTAGTAAGCACCTTTGTGTCTTTGAGCATTCTCTCCTTCATTTTTCACATTTGCTTGACTGTTTTCAAGAATCCCAGTTTGTGGCTGGTGAGCATCTACGTACTGTTTGCTGGGGGTTTCCCAGCTGTGAGCCCCTACATTCTCATGAGCCATGACTCCAGAGTGCCCAGGCTCTGCTGTGCCTGCACCAGAAACAGCAAGCGCCCTACTTAG
- the ORYCUNV1R1636 gene encoding vomeronasal 1 receptor oryCunV1R1636 produces MVTRDLPMGMIYLAQTTAGILGNFSLLSHYLYLYFTGCKFRSTDLVIKHLTVANCLVILSKGVPQTMAALGMKHFLSDIGCKLVFYVHRVSRDVSTCTTCLLSISQAITISPRKIRWAELKAKAPKYIGSCNILCWMLNLILNVMVPVYVTGNGSDKNITKKTDYGYCHSVSHGKFTDSLYVALVLLRDVFFMGLMLRASGFMVFTLYRHRQQVQYIHGTNIPSRSSPESRATHSILVLVSTFVSLCTLSSIFHICLAVLNNPSLWLVNTSALIAGSFPTVSPYILMRHDSRVPSLSCAHLRNTKSLI; encoded by the coding sequence ATGGTCACCAGAGATTTGCCAATGGGGATGATCTACTTAGCACAAACCACCGCTGGAATCCTGGggaatttctctcttctttcccattatctctatctctatttcacAGGATGCAAGTTTAGGTCCACAGATTTGGTCATCAAACACCTGACTGTAGCCAACTGCTTAGTCATTCTTTCGAAAGGAGTCCCCCAAACCATGGCAGCTTTGGGGATGAAGCATTTCCTCAGTGACATTGGGTGCAAGCTTGTGTTCTATGTGCACAGAGTGAGCAGGGATGTGTCCACTTGCACCACCTGCCTCTTGAGTAtctcccaggccatcaccatCAGTCCCAGGAAAATTAGATGGGCAGAGCTTAAAGCAAAAGCTCCCAAGTACATTGGGTCCTGCAATATCCTCTGCTGGATGTTGAACCTGATACTAAATGTCATGGTGCCTGTGTATGTGACTGGCAATGGGAGTGACAAAAACATCACAAAGAAAACTGATTATGGCTACTGTCATTCTGTGAGTCATGGCAAATTCACAGATTCCTTGTATGTAGCACTGGTGTTACTCCGAGATGTTTTCTTCATGGGCCTCATGCTGCGGGCCAGTGGCTTCATGGTTTTCACCCTGTACAGGCACAGGCAGCAGGTCCAATACATCCATGGGACCAACATACCCTCCAGATCCTCCCCAGAGTCCAGAGCCACCCACAGCATCCTCGTCCTGGTGAGCACCTTTGTGTCTTTGTGCACTCTCTCCTCCATCTTTCACATTTGCTTGGCTGTTTTAAACAATCCCAGTTTGTGGCTGGTGAATACCTCTGCACTAATTGCTGGGAGTTTCCCAACTGTGAGCCCCTACATTCTCATGAGACATGACTCCAGGGTGCCCAGCCTCTCTTGTGCCCATTTAAGGAATACCAAATCCCTTATTTAA